The proteins below are encoded in one region of Tiliqua scincoides isolate rTilSci1 chromosome 7, rTilSci1.hap2, whole genome shotgun sequence:
- the MLC1 gene encoding membrane protein MLC1 isoform X5, with product MTKEEAYREEFSYDRMPTLERGKQENGNFVPDRKSSDLQLSKRFHPCFSYRTWIYSLLMGTCILVTSGFSLYLGNVFPSEMDYLRCAAGSINFNLILLILLEIFMATTVIISARSNEECCRRKKTTLYDSTSTLNNVTFPTRMLKSYSVIEVIIGISAVFGGIIALNMDVLVSGPYLSVTFFWILVACFPSAIASHVAAEYPSKCLVEVLIAISSVTSPLLFTASGYLSFSVMRMVDIFKNYPPTVKQSYDVLLLLLMLMLLIQAFLTTGTVVQCVNFKAKMKMHDSLWTVPQMNKPEYKPTEVSNNGMKDFDKEKAWKAVVVQMAQ from the exons ATGACAAAGGAAGAAGCTTACAGAGAAGAATTCAGTTATGACAGGATGCCAACTTTGGAACGTGGAAAACAAGAGAATGGAAATTTTGTTCCGGATAGGAAATCTAGTGACCTTCAGCTATCAAAGAGATTTCATCCTTGTTTTAGCTATAGAACATGGATCTATTCATTGCTGATGGGG ACTTGCATACTTGTTACCTCTGGATTTTCACTTTATTTGGGGAATGTTTTTCCATCTGAAATGGATTACTTACGCTGTGCAGCAGGTTCA ATAAATTTCAACTTGATTCTCCTAATTCTACTGGAAATTTTCATGGCAACTACTGTAATAATTTCAGCTAGGTCCAATGAAGAGTGCTGCAGGAGGAAGAAg aCAACTCTGTATGATAGTACTAGCACATTGAATAATGTCACATTTCCAACACGGATGCTGAAATCCTATTCA gTAATTGAAGTGATTATTGGAATTTCTGCAGTGTTTGGTGGAATAATTGCTTTGAATATGGATGTGCTGGTCTCAGGTCCATATCTTTCAGTGACTTTCTTTTGGATCTTAGTGGCT TGTTTCCCTAGTGCAATTGCAAGTCATGTTGCTGCTGAATATCCAAGTAAATGTTTG GTGGAAGTTCTGATTGCCATAAGCAGTGTCACATCCCCATTATTATTCACAGCTTCTGGATACTTGTCTTTCAGTGTCATGCGAATGGTTGATATCTTTAAAAACTATCCACCAACCGTTAAA CAGTCTTATGATGTTCTCCTGCTGCTTTTAATGCTGATGCTGTTAATTCAAGCCTTTCTGACCACTGGCACCGTTGTGCAGTGTGTAAACTTCAAGGCAAAAATGAAAATGCACGACTCATTGTGGACTGTGCCACAAATGAATAAACCAGAGTACAAGCCAACAGAG gtcTCCAATAATGGTATGAAAGATTTTGACAAAGAAAAGGCCTGGAAAGCCGTTGTGGTGCAGATGGCCCAGTAA
- the MLC1 gene encoding membrane protein MLC1 isoform X4, with product MTKEEAYREEFSYDRMPTLERGKQENGNFVPDRKSSDLQLSKRFHPCFSYRTWIYSLLMGTCILVTSGFSLYLGNVFPSEMDYLRCAAGSCVPSAAVSFAIARNKINVINFNLILLILLEIFMATTVIISARSNEECCRRKKTTLYDSTSTLNNVTFPTRMLKSYSVIEVIIGISAVFGGIIALNMDVLVSGPYLSVTFFWILVACFPSAIASHVAAEYPSKCLVEVLIAISSVTSPLLFTASGYLSFSVMRMVDIFKNYPPTVKQSYDVLLLLLMLMLLIQAFLTTGTVVQCVNFKAKMKMHDSLWTVPQMNKPEYKPTEVSNNGMKDFDKEKAWKAVVVQMAQ from the exons ATGACAAAGGAAGAAGCTTACAGAGAAGAATTCAGTTATGACAGGATGCCAACTTTGGAACGTGGAAAACAAGAGAATGGAAATTTTGTTCCGGATAGGAAATCTAGTGACCTTCAGCTATCAAAGAGATTTCATCCTTGTTTTAGCTATAGAACATGGATCTATTCATTGCTGATGGGG ACTTGCATACTTGTTACCTCTGGATTTTCACTTTATTTGGGGAATGTTTTTCCATCTGAAATGGATTACTTACGCTGTGCAGCAGGTTCA TGCGTTCCCTCAGCAGCTGTGAGTTTCGCTATAGCCAGAAACAAAATTAATGTG ATAAATTTCAACTTGATTCTCCTAATTCTACTGGAAATTTTCATGGCAACTACTGTAATAATTTCAGCTAGGTCCAATGAAGAGTGCTGCAGGAGGAAGAAg aCAACTCTGTATGATAGTACTAGCACATTGAATAATGTCACATTTCCAACACGGATGCTGAAATCCTATTCA gTAATTGAAGTGATTATTGGAATTTCTGCAGTGTTTGGTGGAATAATTGCTTTGAATATGGATGTGCTGGTCTCAGGTCCATATCTTTCAGTGACTTTCTTTTGGATCTTAGTGGCT TGTTTCCCTAGTGCAATTGCAAGTCATGTTGCTGCTGAATATCCAAGTAAATGTTTG GTGGAAGTTCTGATTGCCATAAGCAGTGTCACATCCCCATTATTATTCACAGCTTCTGGATACTTGTCTTTCAGTGTCATGCGAATGGTTGATATCTTTAAAAACTATCCACCAACCGTTAAA CAGTCTTATGATGTTCTCCTGCTGCTTTTAATGCTGATGCTGTTAATTCAAGCCTTTCTGACCACTGGCACCGTTGTGCAGTGTGTAAACTTCAAGGCAAAAATGAAAATGCACGACTCATTGTGGACTGTGCCACAAATGAATAAACCAGAGTACAAGCCAACAGAG gtcTCCAATAATGGTATGAAAGATTTTGACAAAGAAAAGGCCTGGAAAGCCGTTGTGGTGCAGATGGCCCAGTAA
- the MLC1 gene encoding membrane protein MLC1 isoform X1 yields the protein MTKEEAYREEFSYDRMPTLERGKQENGNFVPDRKSSDLQLSKRFHPCFSYRTWIYSLLMGTCILVTSGFSLYLGNVFPSEMDYLRCAAGSCVPSAAVSFAIARNKINVIPNFQILFVSTFAITTTCLVWFGCKLVLNPTAININFNLILLILLEIFMATTVIISARSNEECCRRKKTTLYDSTSTLNNVTFPTRMLKSYSVIEVIIGISAVFGGIIALNMDVLVSGPYLSVTFFWILVACFPSAIASHVAAEYPSKCLVEVLIAISSVTSPLLFTASGYLSFSVMRMVDIFKNYPPTVKQSYDVLLLLLMLMLLIQAFLTTGTVVQCVNFKAKMKMHDSLWTVPQMNKPEYKPTEVSNNGMKDFDKEKAWKAVVVQMAQ from the exons ATGACAAAGGAAGAAGCTTACAGAGAAGAATTCAGTTATGACAGGATGCCAACTTTGGAACGTGGAAAACAAGAGAATGGAAATTTTGTTCCGGATAGGAAATCTAGTGACCTTCAGCTATCAAAGAGATTTCATCCTTGTTTTAGCTATAGAACATGGATCTATTCATTGCTGATGGGG ACTTGCATACTTGTTACCTCTGGATTTTCACTTTATTTGGGGAATGTTTTTCCATCTGAAATGGATTACTTACGCTGTGCAGCAGGTTCA TGCGTTCCCTCAGCAGCTGTGAGTTTCGCTATAGCCAGAAACAAAATTAATGTG ATACCCAATTTTCAAATTCTCTTTGTGTCTACATTTGCAATTACAACAACATGTTTAGTTTGGTTTGGGTGCAAACTGGTCTTGAATCCGACAGCAATAAAT ATAAATTTCAACTTGATTCTCCTAATTCTACTGGAAATTTTCATGGCAACTACTGTAATAATTTCAGCTAGGTCCAATGAAGAGTGCTGCAGGAGGAAGAAg aCAACTCTGTATGATAGTACTAGCACATTGAATAATGTCACATTTCCAACACGGATGCTGAAATCCTATTCA gTAATTGAAGTGATTATTGGAATTTCTGCAGTGTTTGGTGGAATAATTGCTTTGAATATGGATGTGCTGGTCTCAGGTCCATATCTTTCAGTGACTTTCTTTTGGATCTTAGTGGCT TGTTTCCCTAGTGCAATTGCAAGTCATGTTGCTGCTGAATATCCAAGTAAATGTTTG GTGGAAGTTCTGATTGCCATAAGCAGTGTCACATCCCCATTATTATTCACAGCTTCTGGATACTTGTCTTTCAGTGTCATGCGAATGGTTGATATCTTTAAAAACTATCCACCAACCGTTAAA CAGTCTTATGATGTTCTCCTGCTGCTTTTAATGCTGATGCTGTTAATTCAAGCCTTTCTGACCACTGGCACCGTTGTGCAGTGTGTAAACTTCAAGGCAAAAATGAAAATGCACGACTCATTGTGGACTGTGCCACAAATGAATAAACCAGAGTACAAGCCAACAGAG gtcTCCAATAATGGTATGAAAGATTTTGACAAAGAAAAGGCCTGGAAAGCCGTTGTGGTGCAGATGGCCCAGTAA
- the MLC1 gene encoding membrane protein MLC1 isoform X2, with product MTKEEAYREEFSYDRMPTLERGKQENGNFVPDRKSSDLQLSKRFHPCFSYRTWIYSLLMGTCILVTSGFSLYLGNVFPSEMDYLRCAAGSCVPSAAVSFAIARNKINVIPNFQILFVSTFAITTTCLVWFGCKLVLNPTAININFNLILLILLEIFMATTVIISARSNEECCRRKKTTLYDSTSTLNNVTFPTRMLKSYSVIEVIIGISAVFGGIIALNMDVLVSGPYLSVTFFWILVAVEVLIAISSVTSPLLFTASGYLSFSVMRMVDIFKNYPPTVKQSYDVLLLLLMLMLLIQAFLTTGTVVQCVNFKAKMKMHDSLWTVPQMNKPEYKPTEVSNNGMKDFDKEKAWKAVVVQMAQ from the exons ATGACAAAGGAAGAAGCTTACAGAGAAGAATTCAGTTATGACAGGATGCCAACTTTGGAACGTGGAAAACAAGAGAATGGAAATTTTGTTCCGGATAGGAAATCTAGTGACCTTCAGCTATCAAAGAGATTTCATCCTTGTTTTAGCTATAGAACATGGATCTATTCATTGCTGATGGGG ACTTGCATACTTGTTACCTCTGGATTTTCACTTTATTTGGGGAATGTTTTTCCATCTGAAATGGATTACTTACGCTGTGCAGCAGGTTCA TGCGTTCCCTCAGCAGCTGTGAGTTTCGCTATAGCCAGAAACAAAATTAATGTG ATACCCAATTTTCAAATTCTCTTTGTGTCTACATTTGCAATTACAACAACATGTTTAGTTTGGTTTGGGTGCAAACTGGTCTTGAATCCGACAGCAATAAAT ATAAATTTCAACTTGATTCTCCTAATTCTACTGGAAATTTTCATGGCAACTACTGTAATAATTTCAGCTAGGTCCAATGAAGAGTGCTGCAGGAGGAAGAAg aCAACTCTGTATGATAGTACTAGCACATTGAATAATGTCACATTTCCAACACGGATGCTGAAATCCTATTCA gTAATTGAAGTGATTATTGGAATTTCTGCAGTGTTTGGTGGAATAATTGCTTTGAATATGGATGTGCTGGTCTCAGGTCCATATCTTTCAGTGACTTTCTTTTGGATCTTAGTGGCT GTGGAAGTTCTGATTGCCATAAGCAGTGTCACATCCCCATTATTATTCACAGCTTCTGGATACTTGTCTTTCAGTGTCATGCGAATGGTTGATATCTTTAAAAACTATCCACCAACCGTTAAA CAGTCTTATGATGTTCTCCTGCTGCTTTTAATGCTGATGCTGTTAATTCAAGCCTTTCTGACCACTGGCACCGTTGTGCAGTGTGTAAACTTCAAGGCAAAAATGAAAATGCACGACTCATTGTGGACTGTGCCACAAATGAATAAACCAGAGTACAAGCCAACAGAG gtcTCCAATAATGGTATGAAAGATTTTGACAAAGAAAAGGCCTGGAAAGCCGTTGTGGTGCAGATGGCCCAGTAA
- the MLC1 gene encoding membrane protein MLC1 isoform X3: protein MTKEEAYREEFSYDRMPTLERGKQENGNFVPDRKSSDLQLSKRFHPCFSYRTWIYSLLMGCVPSAAVSFAIARNKINVIPNFQILFVSTFAITTTCLVWFGCKLVLNPTAININFNLILLILLEIFMATTVIISARSNEECCRRKKTTLYDSTSTLNNVTFPTRMLKSYSVIEVIIGISAVFGGIIALNMDVLVSGPYLSVTFFWILVACFPSAIASHVAAEYPSKCLVEVLIAISSVTSPLLFTASGYLSFSVMRMVDIFKNYPPTVKQSYDVLLLLLMLMLLIQAFLTTGTVVQCVNFKAKMKMHDSLWTVPQMNKPEYKPTEVSNNGMKDFDKEKAWKAVVVQMAQ, encoded by the exons ATGACAAAGGAAGAAGCTTACAGAGAAGAATTCAGTTATGACAGGATGCCAACTTTGGAACGTGGAAAACAAGAGAATGGAAATTTTGTTCCGGATAGGAAATCTAGTGACCTTCAGCTATCAAAGAGATTTCATCCTTGTTTTAGCTATAGAACATGGATCTATTCATTGCTGATGGGG TGCGTTCCCTCAGCAGCTGTGAGTTTCGCTATAGCCAGAAACAAAATTAATGTG ATACCCAATTTTCAAATTCTCTTTGTGTCTACATTTGCAATTACAACAACATGTTTAGTTTGGTTTGGGTGCAAACTGGTCTTGAATCCGACAGCAATAAAT ATAAATTTCAACTTGATTCTCCTAATTCTACTGGAAATTTTCATGGCAACTACTGTAATAATTTCAGCTAGGTCCAATGAAGAGTGCTGCAGGAGGAAGAAg aCAACTCTGTATGATAGTACTAGCACATTGAATAATGTCACATTTCCAACACGGATGCTGAAATCCTATTCA gTAATTGAAGTGATTATTGGAATTTCTGCAGTGTTTGGTGGAATAATTGCTTTGAATATGGATGTGCTGGTCTCAGGTCCATATCTTTCAGTGACTTTCTTTTGGATCTTAGTGGCT TGTTTCCCTAGTGCAATTGCAAGTCATGTTGCTGCTGAATATCCAAGTAAATGTTTG GTGGAAGTTCTGATTGCCATAAGCAGTGTCACATCCCCATTATTATTCACAGCTTCTGGATACTTGTCTTTCAGTGTCATGCGAATGGTTGATATCTTTAAAAACTATCCACCAACCGTTAAA CAGTCTTATGATGTTCTCCTGCTGCTTTTAATGCTGATGCTGTTAATTCAAGCCTTTCTGACCACTGGCACCGTTGTGCAGTGTGTAAACTTCAAGGCAAAAATGAAAATGCACGACTCATTGTGGACTGTGCCACAAATGAATAAACCAGAGTACAAGCCAACAGAG gtcTCCAATAATGGTATGAAAGATTTTGACAAAGAAAAGGCCTGGAAAGCCGTTGTGGTGCAGATGGCCCAGTAA